A window from Candidatus Amarolinea dominans encodes these proteins:
- a CDS encoding MFS transporter — MDISSEMVINLLPLFLSNVLGVKTNIIGLIEGVAEATASLLKLFSGWLSDRLRARKWLAVAGYGISALSKPFFYLATGWGAVAGARWADRVGKGVRTAPRDALVADSVTPAQRGLAFGFHRAADTAGAVLGLSIALLVVWLAQSGSVGLTAATFRTLVLISLIPAGLAVITLAFGATDVPVTGAAKAPALGFKGLGRPFLLFMLVVGIFDLGNSSDAFLVLRAQERGLSVLGVLGMLITFNLIYTLISTPAGALSDRIGRRRLLIGGWLVYALIYLGFGLAQAAWHIWALYAVYGFYYGMAYGTAKALVADLAPAHLRGAAFGAYSAVLGILDLPASLIAGILWQGVGSWAGFGPTAPFLFGAAMALIAAIAMIFVPRGQQEVSHV; from the coding sequence ATGGACATCTCCAGCGAGATGGTCATCAACCTGCTGCCGCTCTTCTTATCCAACGTGCTCGGCGTCAAAACCAACATCATTGGCCTGATCGAAGGGGTGGCCGAAGCCACGGCCAGCCTGCTCAAGCTCTTCTCCGGTTGGCTGTCCGATCGCCTGCGCGCGCGCAAGTGGTTGGCGGTGGCCGGCTATGGCATCTCGGCCCTCTCCAAGCCCTTTTTCTATCTCGCGACCGGGTGGGGGGCCGTGGCCGGTGCGCGCTGGGCCGATCGGGTCGGCAAAGGCGTGCGCACCGCGCCGCGCGATGCCCTGGTGGCCGATTCCGTCACCCCCGCGCAACGCGGCCTGGCTTTCGGCTTTCACCGCGCCGCCGACACGGCCGGGGCCGTATTGGGACTCAGCATTGCGCTGCTCGTCGTCTGGCTGGCACAGTCTGGCAGCGTCGGCTTGACCGCCGCGACGTTTCGCACCCTGGTGCTCATCAGCCTGATCCCGGCCGGCCTGGCGGTGATTACCCTGGCCTTTGGGGCCACCGATGTGCCGGTCACAGGCGCGGCGAAGGCGCCTGCGCTGGGCTTCAAGGGCCTGGGTCGGCCCTTTCTGCTCTTCATGCTCGTCGTCGGCATCTTCGACCTGGGCAACTCCTCGGACGCCTTCCTGGTGCTGCGCGCACAAGAGCGTGGCCTCAGCGTGCTCGGCGTGCTCGGCATGCTCATCACCTTCAACCTGATCTACACCCTGATCTCAACCCCGGCTGGCGCTTTGTCTGACCGCATCGGGCGACGGCGCCTGCTCATCGGGGGCTGGCTGGTCTATGCGCTGATCTACCTCGGCTTTGGCCTGGCGCAGGCGGCCTGGCACATCTGGGCGTTGTATGCCGTCTACGGTTTTTATTACGGCATGGCCTATGGCACAGCCAAGGCCCTGGTGGCCGACCTGGCGCCAGCCCATCTGCGCGGCGCCGCCTTTGGCGCCTACAGCGCCGTGCTCGGTATTTTGGATTTACCGGCCTCCCTCATCGCCGGCATCCTCTGGCAAGGGGTCGGCAGTTGGGCGGGTTTCGGCCCGACAGCCCCGTTTCTTTTTGGCGCGGCCATGGCCCTGATCGCGGCCATCGCCATGATCTTCGTCCCCCGCGGGCAGCAGGAGGTGAGTCATGTCTGA
- a CDS encoding saccharopine dehydrogenase NADP-binding domain-containing protein: protein MSESFLIYGATGYTGRLIAGLAVAQSLRPLLAGRSAAALATLAGELGLDYRVAPLADAAALDAALAGVAAVLHAAGPFAHTAQPMVDACLRNRVHYLDITGEIAVFEALARRSAEAQAAGISLLPGVGFDVVPTDCLAAHLHARLPGATHLALAFRSVGSTWSRGTLRTMLEDIDRLGAIREQGKIRRVPAAWKTRAVDFGRGPVTCVTIPWGDVATAFYSTGIPNIEVYGVFPPAARRLLLASRWVGGLLAAAPMQRVLKLAIGAGAPGPSADQRSQGFSLVWGEVRDDQGQARVSRLRTPEGYQLTALTSLAAVQRVLAGGIPSGFQTPSLAFGADFIMQMAGVTRTDLA, encoded by the coding sequence ATGTCTGAGTCATTCTTGATCTATGGCGCCACCGGCTACACCGGCCGCTTGATCGCCGGACTGGCGGTTGCACAAAGCCTGCGCCCGTTGCTGGCCGGACGTTCGGCCGCCGCCCTGGCCACCCTGGCGGGCGAACTTGGGCTTGATTACCGGGTGGCGCCGCTGGCCGATGCGGCCGCGCTGGACGCCGCGCTGGCCGGCGTTGCCGCGGTGTTGCACGCGGCCGGCCCCTTTGCGCACACCGCGCAGCCGATGGTGGACGCCTGCCTGCGCAACCGCGTCCACTACCTGGACATCACCGGCGAAATTGCCGTCTTCGAGGCGCTGGCGCGGCGCTCGGCTGAGGCGCAGGCGGCAGGCATCAGCCTACTGCCCGGCGTCGGCTTCGATGTCGTGCCTACTGACTGCCTGGCCGCGCACCTCCACGCCCGGCTGCCCGGCGCCACCCACCTGGCGCTGGCCTTTCGCAGCGTCGGCAGCACCTGGTCACGCGGCACCCTGCGCACCATGCTCGAGGATATTGACCGCTTGGGCGCCATCCGCGAACAGGGCAAGATTCGTCGCGTGCCCGCGGCCTGGAAGACCCGCGCTGTTGATTTCGGCCGCGGCCCGGTGACGTGCGTCACCATTCCCTGGGGCGACGTAGCCACCGCTTTCTACAGCACCGGCATCCCCAACATCGAGGTCTATGGCGTCTTTCCGCCCGCGGCGCGCCGGCTGCTGCTTGCCAGCCGTTGGGTGGGCGGTCTGTTGGCCGCGGCGCCCATGCAGCGCGTGCTCAAGCTCGCGATCGGCGCGGGCGCGCCGGGGCCAAGCGCCGATCAGCGCAGTCAGGGTTTCAGCCTGGTGTGGGGCGAGGTGCGCGACGATCAGGGCCAGGCGCGGGTGTCGCGGCTGCGCACGCCGGAGGGCTACCAACTCACCGCGCTGACCAGCCTGGCGGCCGTGCAGCGTGTGCTGGCCGGCGGCATCCCCAGCGGTTTTCAGACGCCATCGCTGGCGTTTGGCGCAGACTTCATCATGCAGATGGCGGGCGTCACGCGCACCGACCTGGCGTAA
- a CDS encoding class I SAM-dependent methyltransferase produces MDVVAYNRQAWNQQVEQGNPWTVPFSAEVIAEARQGRWTIVLTPTIPVPRSWFPDPLSGLDVLCLASGGGQQGPILAAAGAQVTVFDNSPAQLARDREVAEREGLAIRTVQGDMADLSAFAAESFDLIFHPVSNCFAPAVRPVWRECYRVLRPGGALLAGFNNPLRYLFDAELADQGIFKVRHRLPYSDLTDLTEEERQRYQAQGLPLEFGHTLDDQIGGQLAAGFVLTGFFEDRSPDEVFTEYLATFIATRAVKPGG; encoded by the coding sequence ATGGACGTTGTGGCGTACAATCGGCAGGCGTGGAATCAACAGGTAGAGCAGGGCAATCCCTGGACGGTGCCCTTCAGCGCGGAGGTGATTGCGGAAGCGCGACAGGGGCGCTGGACGATCGTGCTAACGCCCACCATTCCGGTGCCCAGGTCATGGTTTCCGGATCCGCTCAGCGGCCTCGATGTCCTCTGCCTGGCGTCGGGCGGCGGACAGCAGGGGCCGATCCTGGCCGCGGCCGGCGCGCAGGTGACGGTCTTCGACAACTCGCCCGCGCAGTTGGCGCGCGATCGCGAGGTGGCTGAGCGGGAGGGGCTTGCCATCCGCACGGTGCAGGGCGATATGGCCGATCTCTCTGCGTTTGCCGCTGAATCGTTCGATCTGATCTTCCACCCGGTCTCCAACTGTTTTGCGCCGGCCGTGCGCCCGGTCTGGCGTGAGTGCTACCGTGTGCTGCGGCCGGGCGGCGCGTTGCTGGCCGGCTTCAACAACCCGCTGCGCTATCTATTCGACGCCGAGTTGGCCGACCAGGGCATCTTCAAGGTGCGCCACCGCCTGCCCTACTCTGATCTCACCGACTTGACCGAGGAGGAGCGCCAGCGCTACCAGGCGCAAGGCTTGCCGCTGGAATTCGGCCACACGTTGGACGATCAAATCGGTGGGCAGCTTGCGGCCGGCTTTGTATTGACCGGGTTTTTCGAGGATCGTAGCCCGGATGAGGTGTTCACTGAGTACCTGGCAACGTTCATCGCCACGCGGGCCGTCAAACCAGGCGGCTGA